CATCACCTTGAAGCGGTTCTTCTTCCAGTACGGCAGCCACTGGTCGAACACGGCGAGGTTCTTCTCCTGCGTCATTCCGCAGTCGACCTTGAACTCGACCCGGTGGGTTCCAGGCGTCAGCCGCACCGAGCCAAAGTAGCTCTGTGAGCGATACACATCCCGTTCCGGGCGGCGGTCCGAACCGAACGCCGTAGTGCCCGTGATCAGCCGGTTGCCGCCGACGTAGAACGACCCGGAGCAGTTGAACCAAAGGGCGCCATACAGGAACAGCGGATCGATGGTCAGCACCGGGTCCAGGACCATCGAGAAGACGTAGATCCCGTCCTCCTTGGCATTCAGAATGCTGACGCCGTTGTAGATGAAGCGGTTCTGGCCCGTGATGTAGCGTGAGTGCATGTCGAAATTGAAGTCGAACATGGGCCCGGGAAAGCCGGCAACGGCCTCGCTGTTGCCGTCCTGGCTCCAGGGAATGAGCCGAACAAACCAACCCGGGACGGCCTTGCCCTTGGGGGCGGCGGGCTTCGCGGCCGGCAGCGCAGCCACGCTGGTGTTCGGGCTCTTCCGCTCCTTGCTCTCCAGCTGATCCAGGCGGCGGTTCAGGGCCTCGAGTGCACGCATGATCGCAGCGTTATCAGGCTGTGCCGCTGGTGCCTCGGCCGTGGCTGAGGTGGCGGACATCAACGCGAGTCCAAGGCTCGCGACACGCATCGTGATACCGTTCATGGTTAGCGATCCATTAATGGCGGCCGGTAGCCCCGCACGGTAGCGAAGGGCGGCGTGGCGAGGGGAGGGGGGCCTGGAGGTGGCGGCTTGAGACCGTCCAGCTCCGGGAAGGTCTCAGGCTGAATGACCCGGATCCTGTCCGGCGGACGTTGAGGTGGCAGGGAGGGGGAGGGAGCCCGCCTGGGAGGCAGTTGCGCGGTTGGGGGATTGCTGCTGGCTGGAGGCGCCGGGGGCGGGCCTGTCTGGTATTGCCCCTGGCTTGGCGAGGGGCCCGGCTTGGGGAACCAGAGGACGTAGACGAGTCCCGCGACGACCAGTGCCGTGATGTACCACCAGCGGTTCAGGACGCTGAAGGCTTTCAGCAGGCGGCTGTGGGCTGCACTCATCGCGACGGTCGCCTCGCGGATGTGTAGGGCGGTGACAAAACCATCCACTGGAGCGTCGGCTTTGTGCTGATGCGGGCGGTGTAAAAGCCGGCCAGTGGAGAGGCTTCTCTTTCGAGAGGAGCCGAGGATGTTCGTCGTGGAAGTCTACGCAGCCGTTCGGCAGTTCGTGTTCATCGAGGGCCAGTCCCGGCGTGAGGCGGCTCGGGTCTTCGGGTTGAGCCGAGAGACGATCGCCAAGATGTGTCGGTTCTCGTTGCCGCCGGGCTACACACGCTCGAAGCCGGTCGAGAAGCCGAAGCTCGGGCCTCTTCTGCCAGTGATCGCGGCGATCCTTGAGGCGGACCGGACTGCACCGCTCAAGCAACGCCATACGGCCAAGCGGATCTTCGAGCGCCTACGCGACGAGCACGGCTATGCCGGTGGCTATACCGTGGTGAAGGACCACGTACGGATCTGCCGAGCACGGGGGCAGGAGACTTTCGTGCCGCTCGCCCACCCGCCCGGCCATGCCCAGGTCGATTTTGGCGAGGCGGTCGCCACCATCGCTGGCGTGCGCCGCAAGATCCATTTCTTCTGCATGGATCTGCCGCACTCCGACGCCTGCTTCGTGAAGGCGTATCCGCGGGAGACCACCGAAGCTTTTCTCGACGGGCATGTCGCCGCCTTCGCCTTCTTCGGCGGCGTGCCTCTGTCGATCCTGTACGACAACACCAAAATCGCAGTGGCCAAGATCTGCGGCGACGGACAGCGTGAGCGTACGCGCGCCTTCACCGAGTTGGTGAGCCACTGCCTGTTCCGGGATCGCTTCGGCCGTCCGGGCAGGGGCAACGACAAGGGCAAGGTCGAGGGGCTGGTCAAGTTCGCCCGGTCCCACTTCATGACCCCGGCTCCGGAGGCGGCCTCGTTCGAGGCGCTGAACGCTGACCTGGAGCGCCGCTGCCGAGCTCGGCAGAACGAGTGCGCCGGGCGGCATCCCGAGAGCATCGGAACGCGGCTCATGGCCGATCGAGTGGTTCTGCGAGCCCTGCCGGCGGTGCCGCTGGAGCCGTGCGAGAAGAGGGCCGGGCGCGTCTCGTCGACCGCGCTGGTGCGCTATCGCGGCAACGACTACTCGGTGCCGACCACCTACGGCTTCCGGGACGTGCTGGTGAAGGGCTTCGTCGAGGAAGTCGTGATCCTGTGTGCGGGGGTCGAGATCGCCCGGCACCCGCGCAGCTACGGCAGCGGCGTTTTCGTCGCCGAACCTCTGCACTACCTCGCGCTGATCGAGACCAAGCCGAACGCCCTCGACCAAGCCGCGGCACTCCAGGGCTGGGATCTGCCCGAGGCGTTCCAGCACCTGCGCCACCTTCTGGAGGCGCGCATGGGCAACCGCGGCAAGCGCGAGTTCATCCAGGTGCTGCGCCTGATGGAGGCGATGCCGAAGGACCTCGTGGCCTGGGCCGTCACCGAGGCGATCCGGCTCGGGGCGATTGGCTTCGATGCGGTCAAGTTGATCGCGCTGGCCCGTCTCGAACGGCGGCCGCCTCGGCTCGACTTGTCGGCCTACCCGCATCTGCCCCGGCCTGCGGTGCGCGCGACGATGGCCGCCGACTACACGGTGCTGGTGCCGGAGGTGGCGGCATGAGCGTGAGCGGCGATGAGACGACACCGGGCGTCCTGCTCGCCCATCACCTCAAGCAGTTGAAGTTGCCGACGGTCCTGCGCGAGTACGACAAGGTCGCCCGGGACTGCGCCCGGAGCGGCCTCGACCACCCCCGCTATCTGCTGCGGCTGGTTGAGCTGGAACTGATCGACCGCGAACGGCGCATGGTCGAGCGCCGGATCCGGGCGGCACGCTTCCCGGCGGTGAAGAGCCTCGACACCTTCGACTTCGCCGCCATCCCGAGCCTGAACAAGATGCTCGTGCTGGAGCTGGCGCGCTGCGGCTACGTCCTCGGTCGGGAGAACGTCATCGCGCTCGGCAACTCCGGCACCGGCAAGACGCACATCGCCCTGGCTCTCGGACTGGCAGCCTGCCAGAAGGGCTTCTCGGTCACGTTCACCACGGCGGCCTCGCTGGTCAACCAGCTCATGGAGGCGCGTGACGAGCGCCGCCTGCTCCGGCTTCAGAGGGAGCTGGCCGCGGTGAAGTTGCTGATTGTCGATGAACTCGGCTACGTGCCGCTGTCGCCGACGGGGGCCGAGCTTTTGTTCGAGGTCCTGTCCCAGCGCTACGAGCGCGGCTCGACGGTGGTGACCTCGAACCTTCCGTTCGAGGACTGGACCTCGGTCCTGGGCTCGGAGCGGCTGACCGGTGCGCTGCTGGATCGGCTGACCCATCACGTCAGCATCCTGAGCCTGAACGGAGACAGCTACCGCCTCAGATCCTCCCGCAGCCGGCGGGGCCGCACAGACAGGGCGGAGCAAAACCAGGCCACCCTTGATGACCCTGATCCCGCGACGGGCGAGATCCGGCCAGCCTGACCTCACGATCCGCGACAAACGATGAAGAGGCCCGATCGGGCCCCTTCATCGTTCAGGCTGTCCGCAGTCCGTGGCCTGGTTTTACTCCGCCACGGCGGCCTAAAATTGGTCCGCCCTTTACAGGTTCTGGGCGACCGGTGAGCTGATGCCTCTCAAAGCCGAGAACGGCACCGTGCAGGGCTTTCTCAAGATCCTGCGCGATCGCACCCAACAGCGCGTCGAAGCAGCAGAGCGTAACGCCAGCGAGCTGCGCTTCCGCTCGCTCGTCGAGGTCAGCCCTCAGGTGGTCTGGTTCGGTGATGCCGCCGGCAACATCACCTACTGCAACCCGATCTGGTACGAGTTCACGGGGCTACCGTCAGGTGACACAAACTGGGCCAGCGTGATCCACCCAGACCACCAGGAACGTGTGCTGGAGGTCTGGAGGCATGCGGTTGAGACCGAGGGACCCTACGAGGTCGAGATCCCGTTCCGCCGAGCCAGCGATGGCCAGTACCGCTGGTTCCTGGCGCGCGGCAAACCCATAAGCGATGCTGCCGGCGTACCGGATTGCTGGATCGGCATCGCCATCGACATCCACGACCGCAAGGAGGCTGAGATTGCCCTCCGCAGCGCGCAGGAGCAGTTGCGCCTTGCCGTCGAGGCGACCGAGACGGGCGTGTTCGACTATGACCTCGTCTCGGACGAGCTGAAGTGGGACAACCGCATCCGTTCGTTCTACGGCCTAGCGCCGGACGCTCCCGTCAACCTGGCCGTGCACCTGGCTCGCGTGCACCCGGACGACCATGCCAAGGCGGATGAAGCGGTGCGCGCCGCGATCGATCCGGCCGGCGACGGCATCTACGACATCACCTATCGCACGGTGGCCCCGGAGGACGGGACCGAGCGCTGGGTGTCTGCCAAGGGTCAGACCCTCTTTGAGGGCGGACGACCGGTGCGTCTCATCGGCACCGCGCGCGATGTCACCGGGAGCCGGCGCGCGGAGCAGGTTCTGCGCGAAACCGAGGAGCGCTACCGCCTCGCCTCGCGCGCCACCAACGATGCGATCTGGGACTGGAACCTCGCCACCAACCACGTGCTCTGGAACGAGGCGCTGCAGGTTGCCCACGGCTACGCGCCTGATGCGGTCGAGCCGACCGGTGACTGGTGGATCAGCCACATCCATCCCGACGACCGCGCCCGCATCGATGCCTCCATCCATGCTGTTATCGATGGGACGGGTACTGTCTGGAGCGACGAGTACCGCTTCCTGCGGGCCGACGGCTCCTATGCCGACATCCTCGACCGCGGTTCCGTCATCCGCGACGCGCAGGGAAAAGCGACGCGCATGATTGGGGCGATGCTGGACATCACCGAGCGCAAGCAGGCGGAAGAGCAGCAGCGCCTGCTGACGGGTGAGCTGCAGCACCGGGTCAAGAACACGCTGGCGATGGTGCAGGCGATTGCCAGTCAGACGCTGCGAGGGGCGGCGGACATCGACGAAGCGCGTGAGGCTTTTGCCGCCCGCCTAATCTCACTCGGCCGCGCGCATGACATTCTCACGCAGGCCAGCTGGAAGGCTGCCCCGATCATGGAGGTGGTCCAGGGGGCCCTGAGTGTGCATGCCCAGGCCGGACCTGCACGGATCCGGGTTAGCGGCCCGAACGTGCTGCTCGGTGCGAAATCAGCCCTCTCACTGGCTCTGGCTCTGCACGAGCTGGCCACCAACGCGGCCAAGTACGGCGCTCTTTCGAACGAAAGCGGGATCGTGGAGCTGCGCTGGCACATTGTGCACGAGGGCGAAGCGCCCCGGTTCTGCCTTACCTGGTCCGAGCAGGGTGGGCCGCCCATTCTCGCCCAGCCTGCGCGGCGCGGGTTCGGCTCACGCCTGATCGAGCGCAGCTTCGCCGCCGAGGTCGGTGGTGAGGTTAGGCAGACCTATGCACCGACCGGGCTAATCTGCCGCCTGGAGGCGCCCCTTGCCTCGATGCAGGAGCAGCGTAGCGAAATCGCAGCATAGCGGTAGGTTTTGGTGATTAGGCTTCAGCCAAGCTGAAACCTTTCCCGCAGCTTCCCCCTTCTGTTTGAATGGAATTGCATACTGCGTCGCCTCCCGCTGTCGCCTTGGTTGCCGAGGATGAATTTATTCTACGTATGGAGGCGGCCGACACCCTGGCCGATGCCGGGTTCAAGGTCTTGGAGGTCGCCACCGCTGACGCAGCGCTGCGCTACCTCCAGGAGAAGGACGGTGTCGACTTGCTGTTCACCGATGTGAACATGCCGGGTGACCTCAATGGTTTCGACTTGGCCCGTGAAGTTGCTGCCCGCTGGCCAGAGATCCTGATTGTTGTCTGCTCGGGTGCGACCAAGCCAGGACCCGGGGACCTACCTGCCAAAGCCCGCTTCATCGACAAACCCTACTCCTCAGGGCTGGTCGAGCAGATCCTGCGCGAGCTGCGGGCCGCATAAGGTTCCTTGAACGAAGACGTCTTCCCCACCATGCACAGGAATTTTTAACAGATCAATTTATGGACCCGCCTCCCACGCGGCACGTTCTTACGAAAACGCAGGGAGCTGCCACGCTGCCGGCGAGCCGATTAAATAGCACACGGGAGACAGGACTACATGGCCACCAAGCAGAAAACCTTGCAGGATGCGTTCTACGAAACCCTCAAGGACGTCTATTACGCGGAAAAGCAGTCTGTCCGGGCTTTGAAGAAGTCGGCCAAGGCGGCCGAGCACGATGAGCTGCGCCAAGCCTTCGAGACCCATGCCGAGGAAAGCGCCAATCAGGTCGAGCGCCTGCAGCAGGTGTTCGAGATCATCGGTAAGCCGGCGCGTGCCAAGACCTGCGAGGCGATGCAGGGCCTGACCTCGGAAATGGAAGAAGATCTTGAGGACTTCGAGGATAGCCCGGCGGCGGACGCTGTGCTGGCGGCCTGTGCGCAGGCGGTCGAGCACTACGAGATCGCCCGCTACGGCACGCTGAAGACCTGGGCGAGCCAGCTCGGCTACGCGGACGCCGCCAAGCTGCTGGATGAGACCCTGCAGGAAGAAAAGAAGACCGATCAGCTGCTTTCCGAGATCGCCGAGCGGATCAACGTCGAAGGTTCAGAGACGGACGCTGAGGAAGGCACCACCAAAGGCAAGGGCGGGCGCAAGGCTACCTGAGCCCTGAAGAATCTGAGGATGCGGAAAGGGCGCCATGGAGCGCCCTTTCTGCTGTCCGCGCCGAGCAGCATGCCGTCGGTGAGGTCAAGGAGCTCGGCGCGCATCAGTATCAGATGGGTCTTTGGGCGTTTTCCGGCAACTCCATATGAGCATCCGGCAGCCAGCGGTTCCAAGTCAACCGGCAGGGCTCATAAGAAGTTGACAGTCACCTGCTTTATACAATGCTGAGGCGTGGTCTCGAAGGGTTGGCACGTATTTGGCGCAGCTGCCCTTTCCGCTTGTACATGGCCGTATCAGCCACCTCGAGGAGGCGTGCAGTCGAGGAAGCATCCTCCGCGCTGTGGGCTATCCCAACGCTTCCGCCAATTCGACGACTGCTCAGTTCAGGTAGCTGGATCTCTTCAAGAGCAACCTCCACACGCCTTGCCAGGGTAAGCAGGAACGATGGTGAGGAGCACTGTTCTACCACCACTACGAACTCGTCACCGCCGATGCGTGCGATCGCATCGACCGGACGCAACGTCTCCCGGAGGCACTGTGCGGCTGCAACCAAAAGGCGATCACCGACAGCGTGGCCTAAGCTGTCGTTGACAGCTTTGAAGTCGTTCAAATCTAGGTAGAGCAGCCCAACTTCGGAAGGCCGGCGGAGCAGTGCAGCGTCTAGCTGATCGATCAGTGCCGAGCGGTTGAGCAAGCCTGTCAGTGGGTCGTGGCTTGATGCGTGGGCTAGACGCGCGCCCTCACGCCGACCTCGCCGCGCGTCACGAAAAGCAAGCAGCAAGCAGGAGGCAACCGGTAGCAAAATCATCGGGGCCATCCAAACCCAAAACGTGGCGTCGCGTTTCGCGGCGTCGCGCTGCCACAGAGCGCTGCGATTAATCGCAGTTCTCTCGGCCTCAAGGAGGTGACCCACATCAGTGTGGACAGCATCCATGAGGCGCTTACCCGTATCTTGCTGCACAATTGAGAGGGCGGCTTCTAATCCATCTCGTTGTCGCGCCTCGATCGTAGATTTCATCTCGGAAAACTTGGCGCGAACCTGCTGATCGATGCTGATTATGACCTGCTTCGCGAGATCGTTGTGGGTGTAATCTTTCTGCAGTGTGAGAAGGCTCTGATCAATCTGTGAGATCGCCTGAACATAAGGTTGCAGATATTCATCTCGACCCGTCAGAAGGTAACCGCGTTGTCCAGTTTCAGCATTTTGCACAAGCGTGAGTAGCTGCACGAGGTGTCGCGCGCGGAGATTGCTGGCGATGAGGTTATCGGTTCCAGCGCGAACGGTGTTCACGTGCTGATAGAACCCTAGCGTGGCTGCAATGCAGAGGCATGCGATTAGCGCTGCCAGGAAGACCAACTTGGTCTCAATGTAACCGGTGAGGCGATGTATCATGAGTCGTATGCCCGCTATCGCGCGGTCATACCTTGTGCGCCTAAAATGTTGCCTTACAGCATCGAGCTGTAGAGAGGGTCGTGGACTTTCTATCGCGTATGGAGAACTGCGAATTAACAGGCTCAGCCGGTCGCGGTTCAACTTAGAGTGATAATGCTGCGGCGATTGCTTCCTTTTTCTACCGTTGTTAGATGGGAAGCTTCAAACAGGTGTTTCCGGAGAAGGCCACAAAGCCTTTTCATCAAAGCTCCATGGTGCAACAGGGATACTTTCCACGAGCAGGCGGATCATCTCGGATCGACTCTCCAGCATAAGAGCTGGGGGCTCACCTACGATGGCGCACCAAGCCAAGGTAAAATCCGCGTGCGAAATGTGAGCGAGTGTGTCCGAACCTAACGGCTCCATATGCTGTGGCATGTCCCGTCTCCCGATTGGCGTAGAGATAGTGAACCGATCGGGGGTTTGGTTCGATAACCTATTGGTAAGGTAAACAGAAGCTTAATCGAACGACCTCCCGAGCGCGCCAGGGCGCCCGGGCAGGCTGGTTCTCAGATCAGGCCGCGCGGACCGTCGTCAGAAACCGGTTCACTTCGGTTGAGAGGTGCTCAGACTGTCGCGACAATTCGGAGGCTGCGCCAAGCACTTGGCTCGCCGCTGCACCTGTCTCCTCGGAAGCCTGAGCTACGCCAGCGATGTTAGCTGTGACCTCGCCCGTGCCGGTTGCCGCCTGGGCCACGTTGCGCACGATCTCCTGCGTGGCTGCGCCCTGCTCCTCCACCGCCGCTGCGATGCTGGTCGCAACCCCGCTGATTTCCTTGATGCGTTCGGCGATGCCAGCAATGGCTGCTACGGCCTGACCGGTCGACCCTTGGATCCGCGCAATGTGACCGGAAATTTCGTCGGTGGCTTTAGCGGTCTGGCTGGCAAGCTCCTTTACCTCGGTTGCAACGACTGCGAAGCCACGGCCAGCTTCGCCAGCACGGGCTGCCTCGATCGTAGCGTTCAGGGCGAGCAGGTTAGTCTGACCGGCGATTGTCGAGATCATTGTCACCACGTCGCCGATCTGGGCCACGGCACCGCTCAGTTCTTGTACGAGAGCTGCGCTGTGATCAGCCTCGCTTACCGCGACCTGCGCAAGGCTGGCCGACCCGTCAACTTGCCGGCCGATTTCATGCACCGATGAGCTAAGCTCCTCGGCGGCCGCTGCCACTGTGCTGACATTGCTTGCTGCTTCCTCGGCCGCGGTCGCGACAGTGATGGACTGGTTGGCGGTCTCGGTTGCGGTGCCAGCCATGCTCTGAGCAGTCGCCTGCAACTCGGTCGCGGCCGCAGTGACTGTCCCGATGATGCCGCCTACGGCACGCTCGAAATCATCAGCCATCTGGCGCATCCCAAGCTTGCGCTGCTCCTCGGCTGCGAGCCGGGCCTGGGCTGTTTCCTGCTCCAGCTCACGGGTGCGGATCAGGTTGTCCTTGAACACCTGAACGGCCGCAGCCATCGCACCGATTTCATCCTGCCTGTCGGTGCTCGGCACGGTCGTTGCCGCGTCACCGGCAGCAAGTCTGCCCATGGCAGCCGTCATACGCTCGATTGGACGTGCGACTCCAAACAGGCTGAACAGGATGGCACAAAGACCGATCACCAATGAGATCGCTGTCATCACGTAGGCTGTGAGGATGGCCTCTGCCGCACTCTCAGCAGCGGCAGTTCCGCTTGCATTTGCCCCACGCTTATTGAGCTCAACGCCTTTTGTGAGGGCTTGCATGGCAGCTCGGTTGAGGCTTCCCATTTCCTCGCTGGTAAGCAGGGCAAGCGCTTCCGCCTTGTTCCCCTGCTTCATGAGCGTGCGAACATGTTCCTCCTGCTCGATATAGCGAAGCCAGGTCGAAGAAAAAGCATCATAGAGCGCCTTCTCCTCGGCCGAGCTGATCAGCGGCTCATAGCGGCGCTTCAACGCCTCGAGGTTGTGATTAGCCTCAATTAAACCGGCTTCATTCTTGGAAAATCCTTCCACCGTGTTGGACGCGACAACGAAGCGGTAGAGCTTAACTCTTACATCGCGCGTTGAGGTATTTATCTCGTTGATTATGCTTACTGAAGGGAGCCAATTTTTTGTTACGGCTGATGAGCTTTGCTCTACAGATGTGATTTTGCTGATGCTGGCTGCACCTTGGCCGACGGCGGCCAGGGCCAGAAGGCCAATGGAGCCAATTAGAACTGTTTTGAGGGTCAGACGCATTGTCGGCTTCCGTACAAAATCTCCTGCTCGCAAAAACGTGATCGAGGCCTAACTAATGGTTAATGGTGTAAGCCATGCGGTTGTGGCGGCATCGATTTTGTCGCAGGCATCCGAACTCATGCGCGGGCACCGTACTCTCATTGGGCAATGCCCATGGCTGGCGCCGGCGTGCACCGAGTACCAGGATGTGTCGGCGGTGCAGTCAGGACTACGTTACCGTCCCGAAGTTCAATCTTGGGTTTAATTCTTGATGCGCGGCATGCACGCTATGCCCGCGATCGTGTCTACAGGAACCTGCCCTTCGTCACAGTGCTTCGCAGGGGATAGCACCTCGATCAACATAAGTACGATGCACACACCAATGGCTGCCATGATCAGCTTGGCTCCCAGACCCACGTCATCCTCTTTCTGAGCCGCGTCGGACCATGCGCTTGTCCGGAAGCGAAGTTAGAGCGTGAGCGGTTGAAGGCACCCCCGGGCTGAGCACCCCTTATCTGTCGCCCACGCGAGCTATCATCCCGCGTCACCCGCTAGCGGAGCAGCCCGGCGCGCGGATGCTTGAGACGCTGATCGCTTTGGCGTTAGCGGGTCTTGGCGGGGACCTTGACAGGCGGAGTGCCCGCAACTTCGCTCACTGAAGCGGTACGCGAGCGCGAACGCGGATCCCGTCCGGTTCGAAGGCAACCTCGACCTCAGCCTTTGTCTGTGCGGCCAGGACCTT
This sequence is a window from Methylorubrum sp. B1-46. Protein-coding genes within it:
- a CDS encoding response regulator, with product MVAEDEFILRMEAADTLADAGFKVLEVATADAALRYLQEKDGVDLLFTDVNMPGDLNGFDLAREVAARWPEILIVVCSGATKPGPGDLPAKARFIDKPYSSGLVEQILRELRAA
- a CDS encoding ferritin-like domain-containing protein; amino-acid sequence: MATKQKTLQDAFYETLKDVYYAEKQSVRALKKSAKAAEHDELRQAFETHAEESANQVERLQQVFEIIGKPARAKTCEAMQGLTSEMEEDLEDFEDSPAADAVLAACAQAVEHYEIARYGTLKTWASQLGYADAAKLLDETLQEEKKTDQLLSEIAERINVEGSETDAEEGTTKGKGGRKAT
- the istB gene encoding IS21-like element ISMdi7 family helper ATPase IstB; this encodes MSVSGDETTPGVLLAHHLKQLKLPTVLREYDKVARDCARSGLDHPRYLLRLVELELIDRERRMVERRIRAARFPAVKSLDTFDFAAIPSLNKMLVLELARCGYVLGRENVIALGNSGTGKTHIALALGLAACQKGFSVTFTTAASLVNQLMEARDERRLLRLQRELAAVKLLIVDELGYVPLSPTGAELLFEVLSQRYERGSTVVTSNLPFEDWTSVLGSERLTGALLDRLTHHVSILSLNGDSYRLRSSRSRRGRTDRAEQNQATLDDPDPATGEIRPA
- the istA gene encoding IS21-like element ISMdi7 family transposase, which translates into the protein MFVVEVYAAVRQFVFIEGQSRREAARVFGLSRETIAKMCRFSLPPGYTRSKPVEKPKLGPLLPVIAAILEADRTAPLKQRHTAKRIFERLRDEHGYAGGYTVVKDHVRICRARGQETFVPLAHPPGHAQVDFGEAVATIAGVRRKIHFFCMDLPHSDACFVKAYPRETTEAFLDGHVAAFAFFGGVPLSILYDNTKIAVAKICGDGQRERTRAFTELVSHCLFRDRFGRPGRGNDKGKVEGLVKFARSHFMTPAPEAASFEALNADLERRCRARQNECAGRHPESIGTRLMADRVVLRALPAVPLEPCEKRAGRVSSTALVRYRGNDYSVPTTYGFRDVLVKGFVEEVVILCAGVEIARHPRSYGSGVFVAEPLHYLALIETKPNALDQAAALQGWDLPEAFQHLRHLLEARMGNRGKREFIQVLRLMEAMPKDLVAWAVTEAIRLGAIGFDAVKLIALARLERRPPRLDLSAYPHLPRPAVRATMAADYTVLVPEVAA
- a CDS encoding diguanylate cyclase domain-containing protein, with translation MNTVRAGTDNLIASNLRARHLVQLLTLVQNAETGQRGYLLTGRDEYLQPYVQAISQIDQSLLTLQKDYTHNDLAKQVIISIDQQVRAKFSEMKSTIEARQRDGLEAALSIVQQDTGKRLMDAVHTDVGHLLEAERTAINRSALWQRDAAKRDATFWVWMAPMILLPVASCLLLAFRDARRGRREGARLAHASSHDPLTGLLNRSALIDQLDAALLRRPSEVGLLYLDLNDFKAVNDSLGHAVGDRLLVAAAQCLRETLRPVDAIARIGGDEFVVVVEQCSSPSFLLTLARRVEVALEEIQLPELSSRRIGGSVGIAHSAEDASSTARLLEVADTAMYKRKGQLRQIRANPSRPRLSIV
- a CDS encoding methyl-accepting chemotaxis protein, whose product is MRLTLKTVLIGSIGLLALAAVGQGAASISKITSVEQSSSAVTKNWLPSVSIINEINTSTRDVRVKLYRFVVASNTVEGFSKNEAGLIEANHNLEALKRRYEPLISSAEEKALYDAFSSTWLRYIEQEEHVRTLMKQGNKAEALALLTSEEMGSLNRAAMQALTKGVELNKRGANASGTAAAESAAEAILTAYVMTAISLVIGLCAILFSLFGVARPIERMTAAMGRLAAGDAATTVPSTDRQDEIGAMAAAVQVFKDNLIRTRELEQETAQARLAAEEQRKLGMRQMADDFERAVGGIIGTVTAAATELQATAQSMAGTATETANQSITVATAAEEAASNVSTVAAAAEELSSSVHEIGRQVDGSASLAQVAVSEADHSAALVQELSGAVAQIGDVVTMISTIAGQTNLLALNATIEAARAGEAGRGFAVVATEVKELASQTAKATDEISGHIARIQGSTGQAVAAIAGIAERIKEISGVATSIAAAVEEQGAATQEIVRNVAQAATGTGEVTANIAGVAQASEETGAAASQVLGAASELSRQSEHLSTEVNRFLTTVRAA